The Nocardioides sp. S-1144 genome includes a region encoding these proteins:
- a CDS encoding dihydroorotase — protein sequence MSDRILVKGARLLGGAAADLLLADGVIAEVGTSGGLSDAGARVVDADGLVALPGLVDLHTHLREPGREDAETIRTGSQAAAVGGFTAVLAMANTSPVTDTAEAAERVHDLGRAAGLVDVQPVGAVTRGLGGEELAELGLMHRSRARVRVFSDDGRCVADARVMRRALEYVKAFGGVVSQHAQDPALAGPTACCHEGEVSGRLGLPGWPGVAEEVVVARDVMLARHTGSRVHVAHASTAGTVEVLRWAKAQAARDGSWSVTAEVTPHHLLLTTDLLGSENGGYDPTFKVNPPLRPQEDVDAVRAALADGTIDAVATDHAPHARHDKEHAFVDAAFGMLGLETALPVVATVMVESGLLDWAGVARVMSSTPAAIAGLEGQGRPLEAGQPANLVLVDPAATLTVDRDRSVSLSRNNPWHGRTLGATVAATFLRGVPTVLDGVLA from the coding sequence ATGAGCGACCGCATCCTCGTGAAGGGCGCCCGGCTGCTCGGCGGCGCCGCCGCCGACCTGCTGCTCGCCGACGGCGTCATCGCCGAGGTGGGCACCTCGGGCGGGCTGAGCGACGCCGGTGCCCGCGTCGTCGACGCCGACGGGCTGGTCGCGCTGCCGGGCCTGGTCGACCTGCACACCCACCTGCGCGAGCCCGGTCGCGAGGACGCCGAGACCATCCGCACGGGCTCGCAGGCCGCGGCGGTCGGCGGCTTCACCGCCGTCCTCGCGATGGCCAACACCAGCCCGGTCACCGACACCGCCGAGGCCGCCGAGCGGGTCCACGACCTCGGGCGGGCCGCCGGCCTGGTCGACGTCCAGCCGGTCGGGGCCGTGACCCGCGGGCTGGGCGGCGAGGAGCTCGCCGAGCTCGGCCTCATGCACCGCTCGCGGGCCCGCGTGCGCGTCTTCTCCGACGACGGCCGCTGCGTGGCCGACGCCCGGGTGATGCGACGCGCGCTGGAGTACGTCAAGGCGTTCGGCGGCGTCGTCTCGCAGCACGCCCAGGACCCCGCGCTCGCCGGGCCGACGGCGTGCTGCCACGAGGGCGAGGTCTCGGGTCGCCTGGGCCTGCCCGGCTGGCCCGGGGTGGCCGAGGAGGTCGTCGTGGCCCGCGACGTGATGCTCGCGCGGCACACCGGCTCGCGGGTGCACGTCGCCCACGCCAGCACGGCCGGCACCGTGGAGGTGCTGCGCTGGGCGAAGGCGCAGGCCGCGCGGGACGGCTCCTGGTCGGTGACCGCGGAGGTCACCCCCCACCACCTGCTGCTGACCACCGACCTGCTCGGGAGCGAGAACGGCGGCTACGACCCGACGTTCAAGGTCAACCCGCCGTTGCGGCCGCAGGAGGACGTCGACGCGGTCCGCGCCGCGCTCGCCGACGGCACCATCGACGCCGTCGCCACCGACCACGCGCCGCACGCCCGCCACGACAAGGAGCACGCCTTCGTCGACGCCGCGTTCGGCATGCTCGGCCTCGAGACCGCGCTGCCGGTCGTCGCCACGGTGATGGTCGAGTCCGGCCTCCTCGACTGGGCCGGCGTGGCCCGGGTGATGTCGTCGACCCCGGCGGCGATCGCCGGGCTCGAGGGCCAGGGCCGACCGCTGGAGGCCGGGCAGCCGGCCAACCTCGTGCTCGTCGACCCCGCGGCCACGCTCACCGTCGACCGCGACCGCTCGGTCTCGCTCTCCCGCAACAACCCCTGGCACGGCCGCACCCTCGGCGCGACGGTGGCCGCGACCTTCCTGCGCGGCGTCCCCACCGTGCTGGACGGCGTCCTCGCGT
- a CDS encoding aspartate carbamoyltransferase catalytic subunit, with protein MKKHLLSVDDLTADDVATLFATAAEMHDVQRRQVKKLPALRGRTIINLFFEDSTRTRSSFEIAGKWLSADTINIAAKGSSASKGESLRDTVRTIAAMGVDALVMRHPASGAALQVSQWVDAAVVNAGDGTHEHPTQALLDAYTLQRRLGSLEGRHVVIVGDLTHSRVFRSNVKCLATLGAEVTVVAPPTLMPSGVAAWSAEAGFATSYDLDAVLPTADAVMMLRVQRERMSGGFFPSAREYTVGYGLTRDRLGVLGPDVPICHPGPMNRGLEIAADAADAAQSAVLDQVSAGVAVRMSILYHLLAGED; from the coding sequence GTGAAGAAGCACCTCCTCTCGGTCGACGACCTCACCGCCGACGACGTCGCGACCCTGTTCGCCACCGCCGCGGAGATGCACGACGTGCAGCGCCGCCAGGTCAAGAAGCTGCCCGCCCTGCGTGGCCGGACGATCATCAACCTGTTCTTCGAGGACTCCACCCGCACCCGCTCGAGCTTCGAGATCGCCGGCAAGTGGCTCTCGGCCGACACCATCAACATCGCCGCGAAGGGCAGCTCGGCCAGCAAGGGCGAGAGCCTGCGCGACACCGTCCGCACGATCGCGGCCATGGGCGTCGACGCCCTGGTGATGCGCCACCCCGCCAGCGGGGCCGCACTCCAGGTCAGCCAGTGGGTCGACGCCGCGGTCGTCAACGCCGGTGACGGCACCCACGAGCACCCGACCCAGGCGCTCCTCGACGCCTACACGCTGCAGCGCCGGCTCGGGAGCCTGGAGGGGCGCCACGTCGTCATCGTCGGCGACCTGACCCACAGCCGGGTCTTCCGCAGCAACGTCAAGTGCCTGGCCACGCTCGGCGCCGAGGTCACCGTCGTCGCCCCGCCCACGCTGATGCCCAGCGGCGTGGCCGCCTGGTCGGCCGAGGCCGGGTTCGCAACGTCCTACGACCTCGACGCGGTGCTGCCGACCGCGGACGCGGTGATGATGCTGCGCGTCCAGCGCGAGCGGATGAGCGGCGGCTTCTTCCCGAGCGCCCGCGAGTACACCGTCGGCTACGGGCTGACCCGCGACCGGCTCGGCGTGCTCGGCCCCGACGTCCCGATCTGCCACCCCGGCCCGATGAACCGGGGCCTCGAGATCGCCGCCGACGCCGCGGACGCCGCCCAGTCGGCCGTGCTCGACCAGGTCTCGGCCGGGGTCGCGGTCCGGATGTCGATCCTCTACCACCTGCTTGCTGGAGAAGACTGA
- the pyrR gene encoding bifunctional pyr operon transcriptional regulator/uracil phosphoribosyltransferase PyrR, with protein sequence MSAPPHEAAEPAESAVPDGRVVLDTGDIARALTRIAHEILERNKGAGDLVLLGIPSRGVPLARRIAARIQDVEGVAVPVGALDITMYRDDLRRHPARSPQPTEVPPGGVDGKTVVLVDDVLYSGRTVRAALDAMNDLGRPDVVRLAVLVDRGHRELPIRADHVGKNLPSARTERVMVRLDETDDAEGVWIR encoded by the coding sequence GTGTCCGCGCCACCCCACGAGGCCGCAGAGCCCGCAGAATCAGCCGTCCCCGACGGCCGCGTCGTCCTCGACACCGGTGACATCGCCCGGGCCCTGACCCGCATCGCGCACGAGATCCTCGAGCGCAACAAGGGCGCCGGCGACCTGGTGCTCCTCGGCATCCCGAGCCGCGGCGTGCCGCTGGCCCGGCGGATCGCCGCGCGCATCCAGGACGTCGAGGGCGTGGCCGTGCCGGTCGGCGCGCTCGACATCACGATGTACCGCGACGACCTGCGCCGGCACCCGGCCCGCAGCCCGCAGCCGACCGAGGTGCCGCCCGGCGGCGTCGACGGCAAGACCGTGGTGCTCGTCGACGACGTCCTGTACTCCGGACGCACCGTCCGCGCCGCGCTCGACGCCATGAACGACCTCGGCCGCCCGGACGTCGTCCGGCTCGCCGTGCTCGTCGACCGCGGTCACCGGGAGCTGCCGATCCGCGCCGACCACGTCGGCAAGAACCTCCCCAGCGCCCGCACCGAGCGCGTGATGGTCCGCCTCGACGAGACCGACGACGCCGAGGGGGTCTGGATCCGGTGA
- a CDS encoding PPOX class F420-dependent oxidoreductase, whose product MASLPFPDDVRALLLRANPAVVATLRSDGAPVSVATWYLLEDDDRVLLNMDDTRVRLRHLRRDPRVSLTITDADNWYTHVSLVGRVEGIVADEGLVDIDRLSTHYGGSPYPDRESPRTSAHLVVERWHGWGAARQ is encoded by the coding sequence ATGGCCTCACTCCCGTTCCCCGACGACGTCCGCGCCCTGCTCCTCCGGGCCAACCCGGCGGTGGTGGCGACGCTGCGCTCCGACGGTGCCCCCGTGTCCGTGGCGACCTGGTACCTGCTCGAGGACGACGACCGCGTGCTGCTCAACATGGACGACACCCGCGTCCGGCTGCGGCACCTGCGCCGCGACCCCCGCGTCTCGCTGACGATCACCGACGCCGACAACTGGTACACCCACGTGTCCCTGGTCGGCCGGGTCGAGGGGATCGTCGCCGACGAGGGCCTGGTCGACATCGACCGGCTCAGCACCCACTACGGCGGCAGCCCCTACCCCGACCGCGAGAGCCCGCGCACCAGCGCCCACCTCGTGGTGGAGCGCTGGCACGGCTGGGGCGCGGCCCGGCAGTAG
- a CDS encoding NADPH:quinone reductase, protein MRAVTYSETGPSSVLGVVERDDPTPGPGEVLVRVVRAGVNPTDWKFRAVMKSIPGEVVPGQDGAGTVEALGEGVENLQVGDRVWLYLAQHGRAVGTAAELTVQPAEHVVPLPDGASFDLGASLGVPAVTAHRALTVSGVDRLAPGALAGHTVLVAGGAGAVGNAAIQLAVWAGATVVTTVSGPEKAALAAAAGAHHVVNYRTEDVAARVREIAPDGVDTVVEVAPAANFALDVEVAAQHGTVAFYADNGGEEATVPLRPGFAKNLRIQGILLYTVRPEHLRAAAEDVTAAVVAGALRVGEEVGVPLHHFPLEETAAAHDAVEGGAVGKVLIDVG, encoded by the coding sequence ATGCGAGCAGTCACCTACAGCGAGACCGGTCCGTCCTCCGTCCTGGGTGTCGTCGAGCGCGACGACCCGACCCCCGGCCCCGGTGAGGTGCTGGTGCGGGTCGTCCGGGCGGGGGTGAACCCCACCGACTGGAAGTTCCGGGCGGTGATGAAGAGCATCCCCGGCGAGGTCGTCCCCGGCCAGGACGGCGCGGGCACCGTCGAGGCGCTGGGCGAGGGCGTCGAGAACCTCCAGGTCGGGGACCGGGTGTGGCTCTACCTGGCCCAGCACGGGCGGGCGGTCGGCACCGCCGCCGAGCTCACCGTGCAGCCCGCCGAGCACGTCGTCCCGCTGCCCGACGGCGCCTCGTTCGACCTCGGCGCGAGCCTGGGCGTGCCGGCCGTCACCGCACACCGGGCCCTGACCGTCTCGGGTGTCGACCGGCTCGCCCCGGGCGCCCTGGCCGGGCACACCGTGCTCGTGGCCGGCGGTGCCGGCGCGGTCGGCAACGCGGCGATCCAGCTGGCCGTGTGGGCCGGCGCGACCGTCGTCACGACGGTCAGCGGTCCCGAGAAGGCCGCCCTCGCGGCCGCGGCGGGGGCGCACCACGTCGTCAACTACCGCACCGAGGACGTCGCCGCGCGGGTCCGCGAGATCGCCCCGGACGGCGTCGACACCGTCGTCGAGGTGGCGCCCGCGGCCAACTTCGCCCTCGACGTCGAGGTCGCCGCCCAGCACGGCACCGTCGCCTTCTACGCCGACAACGGCGGCGAGGAGGCCACCGTGCCGCTGCGGCCCGGCTTCGCCAAGAACCTCCGGATCCAGGGGATCCTGCTCTACACCGTGCGGCCCGAGCACCTGCGCGCCGCCGCCGAGGACGTCACCGCCGCGGTCGTCGCCGGTGCCCTCCGGGTCGGCGAGGAGGTCGGCGTCCCGCTGCACCACTTCCCGCTCGAGGAGACCGCGGCCGCCCACGACGCCGTCGAGGGTGGCGCGGTCGGCAAGGTGCTCATCGACGTCGGCTGA
- a CDS encoding MinD/ParA family ATP-binding protein codes for MTQVPPPPVDPPGQGGPAASDTSDRLYTPEELEEYARQRAAEAPRTASNPLTDHLRDPLSDPLNDPLGDAPAPAPQPEPPAPAPVAEAPAGPPPWEPAPFGPPPTEPPAGAAPAASHPSTPPPSSPPSGPPPAPLSGPPQGPPPTPPVATPPAPQQPVHQQPVAAPAPAPVPAHDAVPPGAPVAAGVVAVPPQDDADVRRFMTATDFLDRRDNDQELGPATWGWRGTVRRWSGGMIKPAMGPKERAHEHDKSLIQRDFDGPRTIAFINPKGGAAKTTGVLAAGYTFGTVRGGGVVAWDNNETRGTLGIRGTRGTHRNTTRELLEDLGRFKDVYQSRIGDLGAFVRSQGDAHFDVLASDERPDVTGMIRAEDFKEVHQLLERFYRVILVDTGNNMRAENWLAAADAADLLVVTSTVREDTGYSGLWMLDALQDAGIQNLKHKCVTVLSDPSAQVDNKLAADLTSVYEQRTRAVHRVPYDPALVAGSVVPYSQLSQATRRSWLSACAGMAEAL; via the coding sequence ATGACGCAGGTCCCACCGCCCCCGGTCGACCCGCCGGGCCAGGGCGGTCCCGCGGCGTCCGACACCAGCGACCGGCTCTACACGCCGGAGGAGCTCGAGGAGTATGCGCGCCAGCGCGCCGCCGAGGCGCCGCGCACGGCGTCGAACCCGCTGACCGACCACCTGCGCGACCCCCTGAGCGATCCGTTGAACGACCCGCTCGGCGACGCCCCGGCGCCCGCGCCGCAGCCGGAGCCGCCGGCGCCCGCGCCGGTCGCGGAGGCCCCCGCCGGCCCGCCGCCGTGGGAGCCCGCGCCGTTCGGCCCGCCCCCGACCGAGCCGCCCGCCGGTGCGGCGCCCGCGGCGTCGCACCCGTCGACGCCGCCGCCGTCGAGCCCGCCGTCTGGCCCCCCGCCCGCGCCCCTGTCCGGTCCGCCGCAGGGTCCGCCACCGACCCCGCCGGTCGCAACCCCTCCGGCACCCCAGCAGCCGGTGCACCAGCAGCCGGTGGCGGCGCCCGCCCCCGCACCGGTCCCCGCGCACGACGCCGTCCCGCCCGGTGCGCCAGTGGCGGCCGGTGTCGTGGCGGTGCCACCCCAGGACGACGCCGACGTGCGCCGCTTCATGACGGCCACCGACTTCCTCGACCGCCGCGACAACGACCAGGAGCTCGGCCCGGCCACGTGGGGCTGGCGGGGCACCGTGCGGCGCTGGTCGGGCGGGATGATCAAGCCGGCCATGGGACCGAAGGAGCGCGCCCACGAGCACGACAAGTCGCTCATCCAGCGCGACTTCGACGGCCCGCGCACGATCGCGTTCATCAACCCCAAGGGCGGGGCCGCGAAGACCACCGGCGTGCTCGCGGCGGGGTACACGTTCGGGACGGTGCGCGGCGGTGGCGTCGTCGCGTGGGACAACAACGAGACCCGCGGCACGCTCGGCATCCGGGGCACCCGCGGGACGCACCGCAACACCACCCGTGAGCTGCTCGAGGACCTCGGACGGTTCAAGGACGTCTACCAGTCGCGGATCGGGGACCTCGGCGCGTTCGTCCGCTCCCAGGGCGACGCCCACTTCGACGTCCTGGCCTCCGACGAGCGGCCCGACGTCACCGGCATGATCCGTGCCGAGGACTTCAAGGAGGTCCACCAGCTGCTCGAGCGCTTCTACCGGGTCATCCTGGTCGACACCGGCAACAACATGCGCGCCGAGAACTGGCTGGCCGCCGCCGACGCCGCCGACCTGCTGGTCGTGACCAGCACGGTGCGCGAGGACACCGGCTACAGCGGGCTGTGGATGCTCGACGCCCTCCAGGACGCCGGGATCCAGAACCTCAAGCACAAGTGCGTCACGGTCCTTTCGGACCCGTCGGCGCAGGTCGACAACAAGCTCGCCGCCGACCTGACGTCGGTCTACGAGCAGCGCACCCGTGCGGTCCACCGGGTGCCCTACGACCCGGCGCTGGTCGCGGGCTCCGTGGTCCCGTACTCCCAGCTGTCGCAGGCGACCCGCAGGTCCTGGTTGAGCGCGTGCGCCGGGATGGCCGAGGCACTCTGA
- a CDS encoding DUF1206 domain-containing protein has product MSQTGRQAKNQAQNAAGRAENSEALDWLAAAGLIALGVVHVVVGWLAVQLALGDREGSASSSGALKQLAEQPFGAILVWLVALGMALLVVWQVVKVVAGHRDEEDDKKRLAKRAISGGKAVVYAVIAFSAVQVATGSGGGGGGTDSTTAKIMNLPGGQLIVGAVGLGIIAVGVALLVMAWKEKYLDRLDAEGRSGRTGTIYRWLGRVGHVAKGIALGIVGGLFLYAAVTHEPDKSGGLDQALTKVLDQPFGPVLLTLMGLGFAAYGVFCFAWARHLDR; this is encoded by the coding sequence ATGAGTCAGACCGGCCGACAGGCGAAGAACCAGGCCCAGAACGCCGCGGGCCGGGCCGAGAACAGCGAGGCGCTCGACTGGCTGGCCGCGGCCGGGCTGATCGCGCTCGGCGTCGTGCACGTCGTCGTGGGCTGGCTCGCCGTCCAGCTCGCCCTCGGCGACCGCGAGGGCTCGGCGTCCAGCTCGGGCGCCCTCAAGCAGCTCGCCGAGCAGCCCTTCGGCGCCATCCTCGTGTGGCTGGTCGCCCTCGGCATGGCGCTGCTCGTCGTGTGGCAGGTCGTCAAGGTCGTCGCCGGGCACCGCGACGAGGAGGACGACAAGAAGCGGCTCGCCAAGCGGGCGATCTCGGGCGGGAAGGCCGTCGTCTACGCCGTCATCGCCTTCAGCGCCGTCCAGGTCGCCACCGGCTCCGGCGGCGGGGGAGGCGGCACCGACTCCACCACCGCCAAGATCATGAACCTGCCCGGCGGCCAGCTCATCGTCGGTGCGGTCGGCCTCGGCATCATCGCCGTGGGCGTCGCGCTGCTGGTGATGGCGTGGAAGGAGAAGTACCTCGACCGGCTCGACGCCGAGGGGCGCAGCGGCCGGACCGGGACGATCTACCGGTGGCTGGGTCGGGTCGGGCACGTCGCCAAGGGCATCGCGCTCGGGATCGTCGGCGGGCTGTTCCTCTACGCCGCCGTCACCCACGAGCCCGACAAGTCCGGTGGGCTCGACCAGGCGCTGACCAAGGTGCTCGACCAGCCGTTCGGTCCGGTCCTGCTGACCCTGATGGGCCTCGGGTTCGCGGCCTACGGCGTCTTCTGCTTCGCCTGGGCGCGCCACCTCGACCGCTGA
- a CDS encoding dihydrolipoyl dehydrogenase family protein codes for MTSPEPDRTADLVVIGLGPGGEALATGAARAGRTVVAVDRHLVGGECPYYGCIPTKMMVRAADTLAEAGRAATLAGDVTVTPSWTPVATRVSEQATAGWDDTVAVDRLQDAGATVLHGVARLAGPGRVEIELPDGSTTAVAATDVVVNTGTRPAAPPVPGLEGTPYWTNRDAVRATGLPGSLVVLGGGPIGCELAQVFARFGVRVTIVQRGPRLAPAGEPEASELLADVLVGEGLRVLTSAETTAVAYADGAFTVTVDGEDVVADKLLVAAGRTPNLDDLGLESVGLDPAARVLDVDDRLHVLGPDGVVPGLWAIGDITGRGAFTHVSMYQSGVALRALLGQDGAPASYHAVPHVTFTDPEVAGVGLTEQQARDAGLAVRVGSTPLEQSSRGFTHGPGARGLVKLVEDADRGVLVGASVVGPAGGEILGFLAVAVHAGVPVDTLRTMIFAYPTFHRAIETALGELA; via the coding sequence ATGACGTCTCCTGAACCCGATCGCACAGCCGACCTCGTCGTCATCGGACTCGGCCCCGGGGGCGAGGCCCTCGCCACCGGAGCGGCCCGCGCCGGCCGCACCGTCGTGGCCGTCGACCGGCACCTGGTCGGCGGGGAGTGCCCCTACTACGGGTGCATCCCCACCAAGATGATGGTGCGGGCCGCCGACACGCTGGCCGAGGCCGGCCGCGCCGCGACGCTGGCCGGCGACGTCACCGTGACCCCCAGCTGGACGCCGGTCGCCACCCGGGTGAGCGAGCAGGCCACCGCCGGCTGGGACGACACCGTCGCCGTCGACCGGCTCCAGGACGCCGGCGCCACCGTGCTGCACGGCGTGGCCCGCCTGGCCGGTCCCGGGCGGGTCGAGATCGAGCTCCCCGACGGGTCCACCACCGCGGTCGCGGCGACCGACGTCGTCGTGAACACCGGCACCCGCCCGGCCGCGCCGCCGGTCCCGGGGCTCGAGGGCACGCCGTACTGGACCAACCGCGACGCCGTCCGCGCCACCGGGCTGCCCGGCTCGCTGGTCGTCCTCGGCGGCGGCCCGATCGGCTGCGAGCTCGCGCAGGTCTTCGCGCGCTTCGGCGTCCGGGTCACGATCGTGCAGCGCGGGCCGCGGCTCGCCCCGGCCGGTGAGCCGGAGGCCTCGGAGCTGCTGGCCGACGTGCTCGTCGGCGAGGGCCTGCGGGTGCTGACCTCGGCCGAGACCACGGCCGTCGCCTACGCCGACGGCGCCTTCACCGTCACCGTCGACGGCGAGGACGTCGTCGCCGACAAGCTCCTCGTCGCCGCCGGCCGCACGCCCAACCTCGACGACCTGGGGCTCGAGAGCGTCGGGCTCGACCCGGCCGCCCGGGTCCTCGACGTCGACGACCGGCTCCACGTCCTCGGCCCCGACGGCGTCGTCCCCGGGCTCTGGGCGATCGGCGACATCACCGGACGGGGTGCCTTCACCCACGTCTCGATGTACCAGTCCGGGGTCGCGCTGCGCGCCCTGCTCGGCCAGGACGGCGCCCCGGCGTCGTACCACGCGGTCCCGCACGTCACCTTCACCGATCCCGAGGTCGCCGGCGTCGGGCTCACCGAGCAGCAGGCCCGCGACGCGGGCCTCGCCGTCCGGGTCGGGTCGACGCCGCTGGAGCAGTCCTCGCGCGGCTTCACCCACGGACCGGGCGCCCGCGGCCTCGTCAAGCTCGTCGAGGACGCCGACCGCGGCGTCCTGGTCGGGGCCAGCGTCGTCGGGCCGGCCGGCGGCGAGATCCTCGGCTTCCTCGCCGTGGCCGTCCATGCGGGTGTACCGGTCGACACCCTGCGCACGATGATCTTTGCCTACCCGACGTTCCACCGAGCGATCGAGACCGCACTGGGGGAGCTCGCATGA
- the nusB gene encoding transcription antitermination factor NusB: MTARSKARRRALDILYAAEMRRESAVEALERAIEAGEGPTNPYTGVLVRGVVAETDRIDELLSSYSRDWTLDRMPAVDRNVLRIGLWEMLHADDVPGTVAITEAIALVQELSTDESPTFVNGVLGAIQRSGVVADS, from the coding sequence ATGACGGCCCGTTCCAAGGCCCGACGCCGGGCCCTCGACATCCTCTACGCCGCCGAGATGCGCCGGGAGTCGGCCGTCGAGGCGCTGGAGCGCGCGATCGAGGCCGGCGAGGGGCCGACCAACCCCTACACCGGCGTCCTCGTGCGTGGTGTCGTCGCCGAGACCGACCGGATCGACGAGCTGCTCTCCTCCTACTCCCGCGACTGGACCCTCGACCGGATGCCGGCCGTGGACCGCAACGTCCTGCGGATCGGGCTCTGGGAGATGCTGCACGCCGACGACGTGCCCGGCACCGTCGCCATCACCGAGGCGATCGCCCTGGTGCAGGAGCTCTCCACCGACGAGTCGCCGACGTTCGTCAACGGCGTCCTCGGCGCGATCCAGCGCTCCGGCGTCGTCGCCGACTCCTGA
- the efp gene encoding elongation factor P: MATTNDLKNGMVLNIDGQLWAVVEFQHVKPGKGPAFVRTKLKNVESNKTVDKTFNAGTKVETATVDRRTMQYLYNDGSSYVFMDISSYEQLEIDPTIVGGAANFLLENQEAVVATNEGRVLFIELPASVELVVTFTEPGLAGDSATGRTKPATLETGHEIQVPLFINQGEKVKVDTRDSSYMGRVKS; this comes from the coding sequence ATGGCCACCACGAACGACCTGAAGAACGGCATGGTTCTCAACATCGACGGGCAGCTCTGGGCCGTCGTCGAGTTCCAGCACGTCAAGCCGGGCAAGGGCCCCGCGTTCGTGCGCACCAAGCTCAAGAACGTCGAGTCCAACAAGACCGTCGACAAGACCTTCAACGCCGGCACCAAGGTCGAGACCGCGACCGTCGACCGCCGCACGATGCAGTACCTCTACAACGACGGCTCCTCCTACGTCTTCATGGACATCTCGTCCTACGAGCAGCTCGAGATCGACCCGACCATCGTCGGGGGTGCCGCCAACTTCCTCCTGGAGAACCAGGAGGCCGTGGTGGCCACCAACGAGGGCCGGGTGCTCTTCATCGAGCTGCCGGCCTCGGTCGAGCTCGTCGTCACCTTCACCGAGCCCGGCCTCGCCGGCGACTCGGCCACCGGTCGCACCAAGCCGGCCACCCTGGAGACCGGCCACGAGATCCAGGTCCCGCTCTTCATCAACCAGGGCGAGAAGGTCAAGGTCGACACCCGCGACTCCTCCTACATGGGTCGCGTCAAGTCGTGA
- a CDS encoding type II 3-dehydroquinate dehydratase, with amino-acid sequence MSEPTGRPRVLVLNGPNLGRLGRRQPEIYGATTHAELADLCVGWGADLGLDVEVRQTNHEGELLDWLNTAADDATPVVLNAAAWTHYSYALFDACAQLTAPLVEVHISEPLQRPEEFRHTSVVTPHAVEVIAGQGVAGYRAALAALAARG; translated from the coding sequence GTGAGCGAGCCCACCGGCCGGCCCCGGGTGCTGGTCCTGAACGGGCCGAACCTCGGCCGGCTCGGCCGGCGCCAGCCCGAGATCTACGGCGCCACCACCCACGCCGAGCTGGCCGACCTGTGCGTCGGCTGGGGCGCCGACCTCGGCCTCGACGTCGAGGTCCGCCAGACCAACCACGAGGGCGAGCTCCTCGACTGGCTCAACACCGCCGCCGACGACGCCACGCCCGTCGTCCTCAACGCCGCGGCGTGGACGCACTACTCCTACGCCCTCTTCGACGCCTGCGCCCAGCTCACCGCGCCGCTGGTGGAGGTGCACATCTCCGAGCCGCTGCAGCGCCCGGAGGAGTTCCGCCACACCTCGGTGGTGACCCCGCACGCCGTCGAGGTGATCGCGGGGCAGGGCGTCGCCGGGTACCGGGCCGCCCTCGCCGCGCTCGCCGCGCGCGGCTGA